In Suttonella indologenes, one genomic interval encodes:
- the priA gene encoding replication restart helicase PriA produces MSKPIESGALFCISVAVPRPLFSAFSYLHHRPLTAGQRVRVPFGRKEEIGIVLASAPYVEEEGALKSIAAVLDEAPVLDTELLGFLQQAARYYQHPLGEVIASTLPNALLHGAENRRRLARFYRLTAAGVAALDGKLGSKQREVLTALQSGRQSEQALRGQFGLSPAWLRDMVERGLLTQEEQFQYEAAAPIPAPDLSTEQAAALAYLSKRSGFVVDVLDGVTGSGKTEVYIRRIEQLLSGGGQVLVLAPEIALVEMLYRHLRPRLSCALAKHHSAMTDAARLTVWQDVRAGDVQVLIGTRSALFGAFADLRGIVIDECHDQAYKQQEGFHYHARDMAVLRAKALNIPVLMGSATPPLEVWAQVERGIWGDIRLQSRVLAQAQARITIDDMNTPEQVDGLSFRLISEIHRQLRDGHQVMLFLNRRGYAPLLRCEDCGEALQCSACDCAMTAHLSSRNLQCHHCGRSRDIPTHCPACGSKELKLLGYGTQRLEQSLRRQFPQARILRIDSDAYRSAAQFQQAIAQVQAGEADIILGTQWLSKGHHFPALQLVAVVDADAAFYSSDFRAEEHLAQTLMQVGGRAGRESTGHIWIQTRQAAQPVFRLFQQPYRDTLQRLAAARKQAHLPPYSAQVLLTARHRDGARAAQALQFTCEGAQAAGIGQDWQWLGPAPALMLRKDGLQRYQVLIQSDNRAALQQQLPALNQWLLAQGKAFAVRVAIDVDPLWID; encoded by the coding sequence ATGAGTAAACCGATAGAATCGGGCGCGCTCTTTTGCATCAGCGTAGCGGTGCCGCGTCCTTTGTTCAGCGCATTTAGCTATTTGCATCACCGCCCTTTGACGGCGGGGCAGCGGGTGCGTGTGCCTTTTGGCAGAAAAGAAGAAATCGGGATTGTGTTGGCGTCTGCACCTTATGTAGAGGAAGAAGGTGCATTAAAAAGCATTGCCGCCGTTTTAGACGAAGCACCTGTCTTGGATACGGAATTGCTGGGCTTTTTGCAGCAGGCGGCACGTTATTATCAGCATCCTCTAGGGGAAGTGATTGCCAGCACCTTGCCCAATGCTTTGCTGCATGGGGCGGAGAATCGCCGCCGCTTGGCACGTTTTTATCGCTTGACGGCAGCGGGAGTCGCGGCATTAGACGGCAAATTAGGCAGCAAGCAGCGCGAGGTCTTAACTGCTTTGCAATCCGGGCGGCAGTCGGAACAAGCCTTGCGCGGGCAGTTTGGCTTAAGCCCCGCTTGGCTGCGCGATATGGTCGAACGCGGTTTACTGACGCAAGAAGAACAGTTTCAATATGAAGCGGCGGCGCCAATTCCCGCGCCCGATTTAAGCACGGAACAGGCGGCAGCCTTAGCATATTTGTCGAAGCGCAGCGGTTTTGTTGTGGATGTGTTAGACGGGGTAACGGGTTCGGGCAAGACGGAAGTCTATATCCGCCGCATTGAGCAATTGTTGAGCGGGGGCGGGCAGGTATTGGTATTGGCGCCGGAAATCGCCTTGGTGGAAATGCTGTATCGGCATTTACGTCCGCGTTTGTCTTGTGCGCTTGCCAAGCATCACAGTGCGATGACAGATGCGGCGCGTTTGACGGTATGGCAGGATGTACGCGCCGGCGATGTGCAGGTCTTAATCGGCACGCGTTCGGCTTTGTTCGGCGCTTTTGCGGATTTACGCGGCATCGTGATTGATGAATGTCATGATCAGGCTTATAAGCAGCAGGAAGGCTTTCATTATCATGCGCGCGATATGGCGGTTTTGCGTGCCAAAGCATTGAATATTCCTGTATTAATGGGTAGCGCGACGCCGCCTTTGGAAGTCTGGGCGCAGGTCGAGCGCGGCATATGGGGCGATATCCGTTTGCAGTCGAGGGTTTTGGCGCAGGCGCAGGCGCGAATTACCATTGACGACATGAACACGCCGGAGCAGGTGGACGGCTTGTCTTTCCGCCTGATTAGCGAAATTCACCGCCAACTGCGCGACGGGCATCAAGTGATGCTGTTTCTCAATCGGCGCGGCTATGCGCCCTTGCTGCGTTGTGAAGACTGCGGCGAAGCCCTGCAATGCAGCGCCTGTGATTGCGCGATGACGGCGCATTTGAGCAGTCGCAATTTGCAATGCCATCATTGCGGACGCAGCCGCGATATTCCGACCCATTGCCCTGCTTGCGGTAGCAAAGAATTGAAATTATTGGGTTATGGCACGCAGCGATTAGAACAAAGCCTGCGTCGGCAATTTCCGCAAGCGCGTATTTTACGCATTGATTCCGACGCTTATCGCAGCGCGGCGCAATTTCAACAGGCGATTGCGCAGGTGCAAGCCGGCGAGGCGGATATTATTTTAGGCACGCAATGGTTATCCAAAGGGCATCATTTTCCCGCCCTGCAATTAGTGGCGGTGGTGGATGCCGATGCCGCTTTTTACAGCAGCGATTTCCGCGCCGAAGAACATTTGGCGCAAACCCTGATGCAGGTCGGTGGACGCGCGGGGCGTGAATCGACAGGACATATTTGGATTCAGACCCGCCAAGCGGCGCAGCCGGTATTCCGCCTCTTTCAGCAGCCTTATCGCGATACCCTGCAAAGGCTTGCGGCAGCACGCAAACAAGCCCATTTGCCGCCTTATTCTGCGCAAGTCTTATTAACGGCGCGCCATCGCGACGGCGCGCGCGCCGCGCAAGCCCTGCAATTTACCTGCGAAGGCGCGCAGGCGGCAGGTATCGGGCAAGACTGGCAATGGCTGGGGCCTGCGCCGGCTTTGATGCTGCGCAAAGACGGATTGCAGCGCTATCAAGTCCTGATTCAATCGGATAATCGTGCCGCTTTGCAGCAGCAATTGCCGGCGCTCAATCAATGGCTGTTGGCGCAAGGCAAAGCCTTTGCGGTGCGGGTAGCGATAGACGTCGATCCTTTGTGGATAGATTAA
- a CDS encoding DUF2147 domain-containing protein, translating to MISLKKLWLISLLSLSGFAFAANPVGYWQLKDKTGQPIMIIRVFQDRQGLSAKLIEYIPNRNARCSKCEGKNADKPIHGMVLITDLQAEKDNQWSGGKILNPLTGKVSKVQMTINAAGTELKINSYGFLSWFGSADVWTRRK from the coding sequence GTGATTTCTCTTAAAAAATTATGGCTTATCAGCCTTTTAAGCCTATCCGGCTTTGCATTTGCCGCCAATCCCGTCGGCTACTGGCAATTAAAAGACAAAACGGGACAGCCAATCATGATTATCCGCGTTTTCCAAGACAGACAAGGGCTTTCTGCCAAATTGATTGAATACATCCCTAACAGAAATGCGCGCTGCAGCAAATGCGAAGGCAAAAACGCCGACAAACCCATCCACGGCATGGTGCTTATCACAGACTTGCAGGCAGAAAAAGACAATCAATGGAGCGGCGGCAAAATTCTCAATCCCCTGACCGGCAAAGTCAGCAAAGTACAAATGACGATTAATGCCGCCGGCACCGAGCTGAAAATCAACAGCTACGGATTCCTTTCTTGGTTCGGAAGCGCCGATGTCTGGACCAGAAG
- the dksA gene encoding RNA polymerase-binding protein DksA gives MTKQKAQTTENNQKYSPADGEEYMSAKQLEYFTQLLHQWKQEIIDESERTRAYLKDENTHTADLNDRATQEEEFSLELRTRDRQRKLMHKIDKTLERINSGDFGYCDQCGEEIGFRRLEARPTAELCIDCKQIAERREKGFFEDH, from the coding sequence ATGACAAAACAAAAAGCTCAAACCACTGAAAACAATCAAAAATACAGCCCTGCTGACGGCGAAGAATACATGTCCGCCAAGCAATTGGAATACTTCACACAACTGCTTCATCAATGGAAGCAGGAAATCATTGACGAAAGCGAACGTACCCGCGCATATCTCAAAGACGAAAACACCCATACGGCGGATTTAAACGACCGCGCCACCCAAGAAGAAGAATTCTCACTGGAACTGCGCACGCGCGACCGCCAACGTAAACTCATGCACAAAATCGATAAAACCCTTGAACGCATCAACAGCGGTGATTTCGGCTACTGCGACCAATGCGGCGAAGAAATCGGTTTCCGTCGCTTGGAAGCGCGCCCGACCGCCGAATTATGTATCGATTGCAAGCAAATTGCGGAACGACGCGAAAAAGGCTTTTTTGAAGACCACTGA
- a CDS encoding metal ABC transporter ATP-binding protein, which yields MSDPLISLEHINYRIGGRSILHDICLPIESGELLTIVGPNGAGKSTLMRLILGHYRPSSGSITRRKGLRLAYVPQSFHTPSDLPISMRRFLKGLDYQQADSPLDSLNIRHLLDSPLQNLSGGETQRLLLARAMLNRPELIVLDEPAAGIDPSALGNYYHHIRDYQLKTRCAIVLVSHDLHLVMAASDKVLCLNGHICCMGKPQEIAKHPDFLRLLGQAEAAELGIYHHHHNHQHL from the coding sequence ATGTCTGATCCACTTATTTCCCTCGAACATATCAATTACCGCATCGGCGGACGCAGCATTTTACATGACATTTGCCTGCCGATTGAAAGCGGAGAACTATTAACCATCGTCGGGCCCAACGGCGCCGGCAAAAGCACATTGATGCGCCTGATTTTAGGACATTACCGCCCCAGCAGCGGCAGCATCACACGCCGCAAAGGACTGCGACTGGCCTATGTGCCGCAAAGTTTTCATACCCCTTCCGATTTGCCCATTAGCATGCGCCGCTTTCTCAAAGGCTTGGATTATCAGCAAGCGGACTCGCCGCTGGATTCCTTAAACATCCGCCATTTGCTCGACAGCCCCCTGCAAAATCTCTCGGGCGGCGAAACACAGCGTCTTTTACTGGCACGCGCCATGCTCAATCGTCCCGAATTAATCGTTTTAGACGAACCGGCGGCGGGCATCGATCCTTCCGCCTTGGGCAATTACTACCACCATATCCGCGACTATCAGCTGAAAACCCGATGCGCGATTGTCTTAGTCTCGCATGATCTGCATCTCGTTATGGCGGCAAGCGATAAAGTGCTGTGCTTAAACGGACATATCTGCTGCATGGGCAAACCGCAGGAGATTGCCAAGCACCCCGATTTCCTGCGCCTGCTCGGACAAGCCGAAGCCGCCGAACTCGGCATCTACCATCATCATCACAACCATCAACACTTATGA
- a CDS encoding YqiA/YcfP family alpha/beta fold hydrolase, with protein MHIICSHGRGGSPDDAIMQQLAKTAGRFCDAVSSIHDTDIQQDPEARAARLIQNIQNLPAQEPVILAGFSMGGYTSVLAAEQCRQVRGLFLVAPALYLPHYAQHRYSNDLINVEIVHGWSDNVVIFEHSLRFARECNAPLHLLPGGHMMLSQLSRIDELFSQYLQRVIK; from the coding sequence ATGCACATTATTTGCTCGCATGGGCGCGGCGGCAGTCCTGATGATGCGATTATGCAGCAGTTGGCAAAGACCGCAGGTCGCTTCTGCGACGCTGTCAGCAGCATCCACGATACCGACATCCAGCAAGACCCCGAAGCCCGCGCCGCACGCTTAATTCAAAACATTCAAAACCTACCTGCCCAAGAACCGGTCATTTTGGCGGGTTTTTCCATGGGCGGCTACACCTCCGTACTTGCCGCCGAACAATGCCGACAAGTACGCGGATTATTTCTTGTTGCCCCCGCCCTCTATTTGCCGCATTACGCCCAACATCGTTACAGCAATGATTTGATTAATGTTGAGATTGTACACGGTTGGTCGGACAACGTGGTAATCTTCGAACATTCCCTGCGTTTTGCCCGCGAATGCAATGCGCCCCTGCATCTTCTGCCCGGCGGACACATGATGCTCTCGCAACTCTCGCGCATTGATGAGTTATTCAGTCAATATTTGCAACGCGTTATTAAATAA
- a CDS encoding metal ABC transporter permease, whose amino-acid sequence MNFFLQFVLIPWTCAVLSAAAAAPLGSIISWRRLIYFGEALAHSAWLGIALALYFRLPIYLGIWGITALLVILLYVIKRRTGADGNNILGTLSHFMLALGVIALSKMENIRTDLFGYLFGDILNAGGRDLLLIAIATVLTLLFIKWLWQPLILLTVSEDIARTEIPNVHRYEGIFLLLLGLFTGIMIQFIGLMLVMAFLIIPIQTTNRFAHTPEQCVLWAAILSTITATLGVGMAYLWDFPVAPAIVGISGICYFAALCYQKLYFTEAKRLDAGTGSNASAIRQEKL is encoded by the coding sequence ATGAATTTCTTCTTACAATTTGTTTTGATTCCTTGGACTTGCGCCGTTTTATCCGCTGCCGCCGCCGCGCCCTTGGGCAGCATCATCTCTTGGCGGCGCCTGATTTATTTCGGCGAAGCCCTTGCTCATAGCGCCTGGCTGGGCATTGCCTTGGCATTATATTTCCGCCTACCCATCTATCTTGGCATTTGGGGCATTACCGCTCTATTAGTCATCCTGCTCTATGTCATCAAACGCCGCACCGGCGCAGACGGCAACAACATCCTCGGCACCCTCTCGCATTTCATGCTGGCATTAGGCGTGATTGCCCTGTCGAAAATGGAAAACATCCGCACCGACCTGTTCGGCTATTTATTCGGCGACATCTTAAACGCCGGCGGCAGAGACTTACTGCTCATCGCCATTGCCACCGTGCTCACGCTCCTGTTCATTAAATGGCTGTGGCAGCCCCTGATTCTGCTGACCGTCAGCGAAGACATCGCCCGTACCGAAATCCCGAATGTGCATCGCTACGAAGGCATTTTCCTGCTCCTGCTCGGACTATTCACCGGCATTATGATTCAATTTATAGGACTGATGCTGGTCATGGCATTTCTGATTATCCCCATTCAAACCACCAACCGCTTCGCACACACACCGGAGCAATGCGTGCTCTGGGCGGCGATACTCTCGACGATTACCGCCACGCTCGGCGTCGGCATGGCGTATTTATGGGATTTTCCGGTCGCTCCCGCCATTGTCGGCATCAGCGGCATCTGCTATTTCGCCGCCTTGTGTTACCAAAAATTATACTTCACCGAGGCAAAGCGCTTAGATGCAGGCACAGGATCTAATGCTTCTGCGATTAGACAAGAAAAACTTTGA